A single genomic interval of Arachis duranensis cultivar V14167 chromosome 7, aradu.V14167.gnm2.J7QH, whole genome shotgun sequence harbors:
- the LOC107496579 gene encoding glycerol-3-phosphate acyltransferase 1 has product MVFPMVLLRLLDWVLYQLLANSFYRAARKMKSYWFNFEYSIISSKPQHLQQPCLSFPSVTKCDLEALRASQPTLAFCDVHKVLLNTHSFFPFFMLVAFEGGSILRALLLLLSCPLLLILNHDMNLKLMTFITFCGLRIKDMECVSRAVLPKFYLENLNLHAYEVMASSSSKVVFTSVPRVMVEGFLKEYLSVCNVIGTELQTFGTYFTGFVSDSGLLVKHRALKEYFGDRKPDIGIGSSSFDDHIFMSLCKEGYVVNNPSPMLGREKYPKPLIFHDGRLAFLPTPSATLLMFMWLPIGILLAIYRILVGILLPYKWAMILGVWSGINLNVKGIMRSQSSEQKKGVLYVCTHRTLLDPVFLSTCLAKPLTAVTYSLSKVSEFIAPIRTVRLTRDRKQDAQTMQKLLSEGDLVVCPEGTTCREPYLLRFSSLFAELADEIVPVAMNAHVSMFYGTTAAGLKCLDPIFFFMNPRPCYHIHILGKVPKELTCAGGRSSCEVANYIQSQLALALGFQCTTLTRRDKYLMLAGNEGIVNQEHNTNNNKGQTSLS; this is encoded by the exons atggtgTTTCCAATGGTGCTTCTTAGGCTTCTTGATTGGGTTTTGTACCAACTTCTTGCTAACTCTTTCTATAGAGCagcaaggaaaatgaagagttATTGGTTCAATTTTGAGTATAGCATCATCTCATCAAAACCACAACATCTTCAACAACCTTGTTTGTCTTTTCCAAGTGTCACAAAATGTGACTTAGAGGCTCTTAGAGCTTCACAACCAACACTTGCTTTTTGCGACGTTCACAAAGTGTTGCTAAATACACACtccttcttccctttcttcatgCTTGTTGCCTTTGAAGGTGGCAGCATTTTAAGGGCACTTCTCTTGCTTCTCTCTTGTCCTCTCCTCCTCATTTTGAACCATGACATGAACCTTAAACTCATGACCTTCATCACATTCTGTGGCCTGAGAATCAAGGACATGGAATGTGTCTCAAGGGCAGTGCTGCCTAAATTCTATTTGGAGAATCTCAACCTTCATGCTTATGAGGTTATGGCTTCATCAAGTTCCAAAGTTGTGTTCACAAGTGTTCCTAGAGTCATGGTTGAAGGGTTTCTGAAGGAGTATTTGAGTGTTTGTAATGTTATAGGCACAGAGTTGCAAACTTTTGGTACCTACTTCACTGGCTTTGTCTCTGATTCTGGCTTGCTTGTGAAGCATAGAGCACTCAAAGAGTATTTTGGTGACAGAAAACCAGATATTGGTATTGGAAGCTCAAGTTTTGATGATCATATTTTCATGTCACTTTGCAAG GAAGGTTATGTGGTGAACAATCCAAGCCCAATGTTGGGAAGGGAAAAATATCCAAAGCCCTTGATCTTCCATGATGGAAGGTTGGCATTCTTGCCAACCCCATCAGCAACATTATTGATGTTCATGTGGCTCCCAATTGGGATTCTTCTGGCCATATATAGAATCCTTGTTGGGATCTTGCTTCCATACAAATGGGCAATGATACTTGGAGTTTGGAGTGGCATAAACCTGAATGTGAAAGGAATAATGAGGTCTCAAAGTTCAGAACAGAAGAAAGGGGTTCTGTATGTTTGCACACATAGGACACTTCTTGATCCTGTTTTCTTAAGCACTTGTTTGGCTAAGCCTTTGACTGCAGTCACATATAGCTTGAGTAAGGTGTCAGAGTTCATAGCTCCAATTAGGACTGTCAGACTCACAAGGGATAGAAAACAAGATGCTCAAACCATGCAAAAGTTGCTAAGTGAAG GTGACTTGGTAGTATGTCCAGAAGGAACAACTTGTAGGGAACCATACCTATTAAGATTCAGCTCATTGTTTGCTGAGTTGGCTGATGAAATAGTTCCTGTGGCTATGAATGCTCATGTCAGCATGTTCTATGGGACCACAGCAGCAGGCTTGAAGTGTTTGGaccccatcttcttcttcatgaatcCTCGGCCATGTTACCACATTCACATCCTTGGGAAGGTTCCTAAGGAGCTTACATGTGCTGGAGGCAGGTCCAGTTGTGAGGTGGCTAACTATATTCAGAGCCAATTGGCTCTTGCTTTGGGATTTCAGTGCACTACTCTCACTCGGAGGGATAAGTACTTGATGCTTGCAGGGAATGAAGGCATTGTCAATCAAGAACATAACACCAACAATAATAAGGGACAAACTTCGCTGTCGTGA